The following proteins are co-located in the Polymorphospora rubra genome:
- a CDS encoding sulfite exporter TauE/SafE family protein: METAVEFVAIFVAGFWAGMINVVVGSGTLVTFPTLLLFGYPPLVANISNNIGLVGGGISGTYGYRHELVGKRALLRSLLPASVLGGTAGALLLLVLPESAFKAIVPALIAAGLLMVVAGPAMQRRAARRRLGTDDGGTLSPRRLAAVVAGVFVLGIYGGYFGAAQGILVVGLLSVLTAESLQAITGVKNLLTTAVNAVAAATFMIVAWDSVDWKLVALIAAGATLGGLAGARFGRKLSPRLLRAMIVVVGTVAIVRMVFFD, encoded by the coding sequence GTGGAAACCGCCGTGGAGTTCGTCGCGATCTTCGTCGCGGGGTTCTGGGCCGGGATGATCAACGTGGTGGTCGGTTCGGGCACCCTGGTGACCTTCCCGACCCTGCTGCTCTTCGGCTACCCGCCCCTGGTCGCGAACATCTCCAACAACATCGGCCTGGTCGGCGGGGGCATCTCGGGCACGTACGGCTACCGGCACGAACTCGTCGGAAAGCGGGCGCTGCTCAGGAGCCTGCTGCCCGCCTCCGTGCTCGGCGGGACGGCGGGCGCCCTGTTGCTGCTGGTCCTGCCGGAGAGCGCGTTCAAGGCGATCGTCCCGGCCCTCATCGCGGCCGGCCTGCTGATGGTCGTCGCGGGTCCGGCGATGCAGCGCCGCGCCGCCCGGCGTCGCCTGGGTACGGACGACGGCGGCACACTCAGCCCCCGGCGACTGGCCGCGGTCGTCGCCGGCGTCTTCGTGCTCGGCATCTACGGCGGCTACTTCGGCGCCGCGCAGGGGATCCTCGTCGTGGGCCTGCTGAGCGTGCTGACCGCCGAGAGCCTCCAGGCGATCACCGGCGTCAAGAACCTCCTGACGACGGCGGTGAACGCCGTGGCCGCCGCCACCTTCATGATCGTCGCCTGGGACTCCGTCGACTGGAAGCTGGTCGCGCTGATCGCTGCCGGCGCCACGCTCGGCGGCCTCGCGGGGGCGAGGTTCGGTCGTAAACTCTCGCCACGACTTCTGCGCGCCATGATCGTCGTCGTCGGCACCGTGGCGATCGTCAGGATGGTGTTCTTCGACTGA
- a CDS encoding lysoplasmalogenase: protein MMWLFGAVVAVELLGVVLDLPVLQWLAKPLLAPVLLAWLWTVRRRFDGVAVGLVFATAGDVALLMSGQTAFLAGMGFFLGTQISFLVAFVRRGRPPLAALLGYAALWVTANALLWSALGPLRLPILGYSLALCAMAAAATGVSRRTAVGGALFLFSDLVIGLGAAGTTLPGHHLLVMTTYIAALLLITTGWAAGPVGRDGTAGRPPSPAAARA, encoded by the coding sequence ATGATGTGGCTGTTCGGCGCGGTCGTCGCCGTGGAGTTGCTCGGGGTCGTGCTCGACCTGCCGGTGCTCCAGTGGCTGGCGAAGCCGCTGCTGGCGCCGGTGCTGCTCGCCTGGCTGTGGACCGTACGACGCCGGTTCGACGGTGTCGCGGTCGGCCTGGTCTTCGCGACGGCGGGCGACGTGGCGTTGCTGATGTCCGGCCAGACCGCGTTCCTCGCCGGGATGGGGTTCTTCCTCGGCACCCAGATCAGTTTCCTGGTCGCGTTCGTCCGGCGCGGCCGGCCGCCGCTCGCGGCGCTGCTCGGCTACGCCGCGTTGTGGGTGACCGCGAACGCTCTGTTGTGGAGCGCGTTGGGCCCGTTGCGGCTGCCGATCCTCGGCTACAGTCTCGCGCTGTGCGCGATGGCCGCCGCCGCGACCGGGGTCTCGCGCCGTACGGCGGTCGGCGGGGCGCTCTTCCTCTTCTCCGACCTGGTGATCGGGCTGGGCGCCGCCGGGACCACGCTGCCCGGGCATCACCTGCTGGTGATGACCACGTACATCGCCGCGCTGCTGCTGATCACCACAGGCTGGGCGGCCGGACCGGTCGGACGGGATGGAACGGCCGGGCGGCCACCGTCGCCGGCGGCCGCCCGTGCCTGA
- a CDS encoding FadR/GntR family transcriptional regulator: MAFEPVPRGPISDHVFAQLRDAIVSGGYRPDDALPSERELAAAFEVNRHAVREALRRLQQLGLVRVSQGGATRVLDWREHAGLDLILSLPGSGNALPVGTLVRDLLEMRACVGVDAARLCAERGTPRARAAVRDAVDGYAELAPDLPGMAEANTALWRRIVEGSGNTAYLLAFNSLVGAGAVPSQWRAAELLDVARHRRLAAAIVAGQATAAAKHARELLTAPVADPAASRQRSRA, encoded by the coding sequence ATGGCGTTCGAGCCCGTCCCCCGCGGTCCGATCTCCGACCACGTCTTCGCGCAGTTGCGGGACGCGATCGTGAGTGGCGGATACCGACCCGACGACGCCCTGCCGAGCGAGCGCGAGCTGGCCGCCGCCTTCGAGGTCAACCGGCACGCCGTCCGGGAGGCGCTACGCCGGCTGCAACAACTCGGCCTGGTCCGGGTCAGCCAGGGCGGGGCGACCCGGGTGCTGGACTGGCGCGAGCACGCCGGACTCGACCTGATCCTGTCGCTGCCCGGGTCGGGCAACGCGCTACCGGTCGGCACGCTGGTCCGCGACCTGCTCGAGATGCGGGCCTGCGTCGGCGTCGACGCGGCCCGACTGTGCGCCGAACGCGGTACGCCGCGGGCCAGGGCGGCGGTACGCGACGCGGTCGACGGGTACGCCGAACTGGCGCCCGATCTGCCGGGCATGGCCGAGGCCAACACGGCGCTGTGGCGGCGGATCGTCGAGGGCAGCGGCAACACCGCCTATCTGCTCGCCTTCAACAGTCTCGTCGGTGCCGGCGCGGTGCCGTCGCAGTGGCGGGCCGCCGAACTGCTCGACGTCGCCCGGCACCGCCGGCTCGCCGCGGCCATCGTCGCCGGCCAGGCGACAGCGGCGGCGAAGCACGCGCGGGAACTGCTCACCGCGCCGGTGGCCGATCCCGCCGCTTCGAGGCAGCGGAGCCGGGCATGA
- a CDS encoding metallophosphoesterase has protein sequence MATVVVIGDVGGHAEQLRRALLEVGAHEAGLALPDDVIVVQVGDLVDRGPDSTGVLALVDGYLQNRPDRWIQLVGNHDAQYLPDGVPFWPEPVSPDDASMLTSWWEQGRMDVAAAVRTADGDDLLITHAGLTVGCWRELGEPMTAASAARLLNGRPDLIRRGGSLAVDRMAGPLWAETGWELVEPWMDHHHAGGFVPFGQVHGHSALVRYEDRTWRSPGRVRQRATVDWEARHVRVRVGGRVFTGIDPKHGRYGAPTWRPLVLPGAELLTPVGATARPTD, from the coding sequence ATGGCCACGGTGGTCGTCATCGGGGACGTCGGCGGACATGCCGAACAGTTGCGCCGAGCGTTGCTCGAGGTCGGTGCCCACGAGGCCGGCCTGGCCCTGCCCGACGACGTGATCGTGGTGCAGGTCGGCGACCTGGTCGATCGTGGCCCGGACAGCACGGGCGTCCTCGCCCTCGTCGACGGCTATCTGCAGAACCGGCCCGACCGCTGGATCCAGTTGGTGGGCAACCATGATGCCCAGTACCTGCCCGACGGCGTGCCGTTCTGGCCCGAGCCGGTCAGCCCGGACGACGCGAGCATGCTCACCTCGTGGTGGGAACAGGGCCGGATGGACGTCGCCGCCGCCGTACGCACAGCCGACGGAGACGACCTGCTGATCACCCACGCCGGACTCACCGTCGGCTGCTGGCGGGAACTCGGCGAGCCGATGACCGCCGCGTCCGCCGCACGGCTGCTCAACGGCCGACCGGACCTCATCCGGCGCGGCGGAAGCCTGGCGGTGGACCGGATGGCGGGTCCACTGTGGGCGGAGACGGGGTGGGAGCTGGTCGAACCCTGGATGGATCACCACCATGCCGGTGGCTTCGTCCCGTTCGGGCAGGTGCACGGGCATTCCGCCCTGGTGCGGTACGAGGACCGGACCTGGCGGTCACCCGGGCGGGTGCGCCAGCGGGCGACCGTCGACTGGGAGGCCCGCCATGTGCGGGTACGGGTCGGGGGCCGGGTCTTCACCGGGATCGACCCCAAACACGGCCGGTACGGCGCTCCGACCTGGCGCCCCCTCGTCCTGCCCGGAGCCGAGTTGCTCACCCCGGTCGGGGCGACCGCCCGGCCGACGGACTGA
- a CDS encoding DUF1152 domain-containing protein, with translation MESPRPVSSLAVPPLIGALAGSSGVLVAGAGGGFDVYAGLPLAIALRDAGKRVHLANLSFSQLELLDLDAWLAENVAAVTPKTVGLDDYFPERTLARWLAEQNLPDTVYAFPRTGVRPLRAAYRHLVDHLGIDAVVLVDGGTDILLRGDESGLGTPMEDMTSLAAAAGLAVPVKLVSCLGFGIDAYHGVNHTQVLENIAALDREGGYLGALSIPGNSREAVLYRDAVAAAQAATPLRPSIVNGQIAAATRGDFGDLHFTRRTRGSSLLINPLMAIYFSFQLDVLARRSLYLDRLEDTVGMRQVASRIEKFREEIAHRTPRAFPH, from the coding sequence GTGGAGAGTCCCCGCCCCGTGTCGTCGCTCGCCGTTCCTCCGCTGATCGGCGCCCTCGCCGGCAGCAGCGGCGTGCTCGTCGCCGGTGCGGGCGGCGGGTTCGACGTGTACGCCGGACTGCCGCTCGCCATCGCGCTGCGCGACGCCGGAAAGCGGGTCCACCTGGCGAACCTGTCCTTCTCCCAGCTCGAACTGCTCGACCTCGACGCCTGGCTGGCCGAGAACGTCGCCGCGGTCACCCCGAAGACCGTCGGCCTCGACGACTATTTCCCCGAACGCACGCTCGCCCGCTGGCTGGCCGAACAGAACCTGCCGGACACCGTCTACGCCTTCCCCCGAACGGGGGTGCGACCGCTGCGGGCGGCGTACCGGCATCTGGTCGACCACCTGGGGATCGACGCGGTCGTCCTGGTCGACGGCGGCACCGACATCCTCCTGCGCGGCGACGAGTCCGGGCTCGGCACCCCGATGGAGGACATGACCAGCCTCGCCGCCGCCGCCGGGCTCGCCGTGCCGGTGAAACTGGTGAGCTGTCTGGGCTTCGGCATCGACGCCTACCACGGCGTCAACCACACCCAGGTGCTGGAGAACATCGCCGCCCTGGACCGGGAAGGCGGCTACCTCGGCGCACTGTCGATTCCCGGGAACAGCCGGGAGGCGGTCCTCTACCGGGACGCGGTCGCCGCCGCCCAGGCCGCCACCCCGCTACGCCCGAGCATCGTCAACGGCCAGATCGCCGCCGCGACCCGGGGCGACTTCGGCGACCTCCACTTCACCCGGCGCACCCGCGGCAGCTCGCTGCTGATCAACCCGCTCATGGCCATCTACTTCAGTTTCCAGCTCGACGTCCTGGCCCGACGTTCGCTCTATCTGGACCGGCTCGAGGACACCGTCGGCATGCGGCAGGTCGCCAGCCGCATCGAGAAGTTCCGCGAAGAGATCGCCCACCGTACGCCCCGCGCGTTCCCGCACTGA
- a CDS encoding GNAT family N-acetyltransferase produces the protein MTSIRPGTPDDAAAYLDLRRKLVPWHLSTAEGVRHHWRSLLETSRGALFAVDDDAGLVGLVGCGLNTWTSESGAANVSLVVRPDRRRQGVGSALLAAAEEHLASIGARRVQSYAHGDPESLDWVRRRGYRTTAEVRYSGAVLADLPPQPEPPAGVTVAAFADLSPEAVYAVDAEATQDEPSAVPLDALGYDDWFRDAWQSPNLRHDLSVAVLVDGEPAACTFVEGDPDSGRVSSAATGTRRAHRGRGLAKLAKSVALHRARDAGFTMAYTGNDEVNRPMLAVNEWLGYRAVGAEWECVRTLPAG, from the coding sequence ATGACCTCAATACGTCCCGGCACCCCCGATGACGCCGCCGCCTACCTCGACCTGCGTCGCAAGCTTGTGCCGTGGCACCTCAGCACCGCCGAGGGCGTACGCCACCACTGGCGGTCCCTGCTCGAGACCAGCAGGGGCGCGCTGTTCGCCGTCGACGACGACGCGGGCCTGGTCGGCCTGGTGGGGTGTGGGCTGAACACCTGGACGTCCGAGTCCGGTGCCGCCAACGTGTCGCTCGTGGTCCGCCCGGACCGCCGTCGTCAGGGCGTCGGCTCCGCACTGCTGGCGGCGGCCGAGGAACATCTCGCGTCGATCGGCGCCCGTCGCGTCCAGAGCTACGCCCACGGTGATCCCGAATCGCTGGACTGGGTACGCCGGCGCGGCTACCGGACCACCGCCGAGGTGCGCTATTCCGGCGCCGTCCTCGCCGACCTGCCGCCCCAGCCCGAGCCGCCGGCCGGGGTGACCGTCGCCGCCTTCGCCGATCTGTCGCCGGAGGCCGTCTACGCGGTCGACGCCGAGGCGACCCAGGACGAGCCGAGCGCGGTCCCACTCGACGCGCTCGGCTACGACGACTGGTTCCGCGACGCCTGGCAGAGCCCCAACCTGCGGCACGACCTGAGCGTGGCCGTCCTGGTCGACGGCGAACCGGCCGCGTGCACCTTCGTCGAGGGCGACCCGGACAGCGGCCGGGTCTCGTCGGCGGCGACCGGCACCCGGCGCGCCCACCGTGGCCGGGGCCTGGCGAAGCTCGCCAAGTCGGTCGCGCTGCACCGGGCCCGCGACGCCGGCTTCACCATGGCCTACACCGGAAACGACGAGGTCAACCGGCCGATGCTGGCGGTCAACGAGTGGCTCGGCTACCGGGCGGTCGGCGCCGAGTGGGAGTGCGTACGCACCCTGCCGGCCGGCTAG